The following proteins are co-located in the Tachysurus vachellii isolate PV-2020 chromosome 17, HZAU_Pvac_v1, whole genome shotgun sequence genome:
- the camsap1a gene encoding calmodulin-regulated spectrin-associated protein 1a isoform X1, producing MDADGGDGGLEIKIVSPELYDSARAKIDANVRWLFAKAYGEDHVPDDLRDPFYVDQYGVEHIKPPVLELLLSAELYSRVCSFLSLGEQSTTHHTHHSVLQVLARQSIQVLEHDGTPVTHHDLISAPIRMSSHIPLIDALMLACTMEMMSVEQVVSCLKRFSTFSPTKELERPCHLEEAMLFWINKVISRTREICEKEFKLKQQLMDSPCHQKSPSKWYWKLVPVRYRRDHVSSRILPHLPVVEDLMKDLSDGAALLTIIHYYCHEYMRIEDICLKEVLSLSDSVYNIQLLSEFSNEYLNRCLYLRTEDLLYAPPVLKHNVMVYIAELFWWFEVMRPDFVKPKDLQDIKEVRALAQPKSFRPHMTVSNFAKRSFLSSSPSVDSLATGAVNDTCTRYYRPLEESASVNKASATYSLLSLKQRQQTPVQGEDPTEFRNRSSSLSRMDGHNPGSRLAWMERRHRPISQLEMEWERVCGDNISLARSISKDSLASNVISVTPRHHVNGQPTPDAAYSNDSDEKEEELMAIIGLGGVGGFREPQSESFFHEPLQPAVLRPNKEKISVVSKREESGEGQRRRGGHSPIDHTIINQSFMTIDTVEPEDINSMPSGGFFLHGNCELPRHGKHEWVSEASESDIEDEEEEDDIEEKELESTLKCPGHRQEDESAKLCKDVQVCEHRDKDGTSGCCSPYPSSFSQASSTSSHMTSFAERRLHRSGVHDSCSSASSSHATTPDGSECGTLSPDVKGGMASDLVHLRLQLEDKRRTIEAHKKKMEVLAARQRLQLGKAAFLNVVKKGRSDTLPHPGKQELAAMKEKGLTKDDTCMQVLKAKSKEIEQNLDKESRKLWEDSASPASIEGVNYKAEGVDEEDVCEDLDLSDCSHSIELLNDAISVIQQQMMQLSVQQELLMKQTLKSPTQELLMKQTLKSPQEYVMKPQFSEAKPQPTAQFLEMSSATRRPPKLSSSRSIRTKPSELKFSKENNTRASSKVSARTPTSDSRTPQDCRTPRAENDEEDVAKATGRTTVRSVARNTTFRLPDSGNQKSGGLELPKLESPEVEAQSGSVKETIEDQCEEKKAQLIEVALSELTDATDSGEQKSGLGFFFKDDQKAADELAKKRAAFLLKQQKKAEEARLRKQQGEAESELKRDEARRKAEEERMRKEEEKARRELIKQEYLRRKQQELMEEQGVTKPRPQRRRSHPKSHHRGQSGTTTPVRLCAAPSGSSLSLASAVTEADSVTSGGGSQRGGGESVESFPMLSRNASRNMERDWDNGSTASSITSTAEYSGLRLYKEPSAKSNKLIIQNAIAHCCLAGKVNEAQKNAVLEEIERCEANHLMILFRDGGCQFRSLYAFMPDTEELTKLSGTGPRSITHKMIDTLYKYSSDRKQFTVIPAKTVSASVDAITIHNHLWQLKRQCSSKRK from the exons ATGGATGCAGATGGAGGGGATGGAGGCCTTGAGATTAAAATTGTTTCACCGGAACTTTACGACTCGGCCCGGGCAAAAATCGACGCCAACGTACGCTGGCTCTTTGCCAAAGCTTATGGTGAAG ATCATGTCCCGGACGATTTGAGAGACCCGTTCTACGTGGACCAGTATGGTGTTGAGCACATTAAGCCTCCCGTGTTGGAGCTGCTGCTCTCAGCTGAGCTCTACTCCCGTGTGTGTTCCTTCCTCTCGCTGGGCGAGCAGTcgaccacacaccacacacaccactcgGTCCTGCAGGTGCTTGCCCGTCAGTCCATCCAAGTCCTGGAGCATGATGGCACGCCAGTTACACACCACGACCTCATCTCTGCCCCCATCAGAATG agcTCCCACATCCCTCTGATTGATGCTCTGATGCTGGCATGCACAATGGAGATGATGAGTGTAGAGCAGGTGGTGTCATGTCTTAAACGCTTCTCTACATTTTCCCCCACCAAAGAGCTTGAGCGGCCATGCCACTTGGAGGAAGCTATGCTCTTCTGGATCAACAAG GTTATTTCAAGAACTCGTGAGATCTGTGAAAAGGAGTTTAAACTGAAACAACAATTAATGGACTCACCATGTCATCAAAAG TCTCCCTCCAAATGGTACTGGAAGCTCGTGCCT GTACGTTACCGTAGAGACCACGTGTCCAGTCGTATTCTCCCTCACCTGCCAGTGGTGGAGGATCTGATGAAAGACTTGAGTGACGGTGCTGCCTTGCTGACCATCATCCATTACTACTGCCATGAATACATGAGAATAGAGG ATATCTGCTTGAAAGAAGTTTTGTCACTCTCtgacagtgtgtataatattcAGCTCCTAAGTGAGTTTTCCAATGAGTATCTGAACCGCTGTTTGTATCTGCGAACTGAAGATTTGCTGTATGCTCCACCAGTGTTAAAg CACAATGTGATGGTTTACATagcagagctgttttggtggttCGAGGTGATGAGACCAGACTTTGTGAAACCCAAAGATCTACAAGACATCAAAGAAG TGAGAGCCTTGGCACAGCCAAAAAGCTTCCGCCCCCACATGACTGTTTCAAACTTTGCAAAGCGTAGCTTCTTAAGCTCCTCCCCCTCAGTGGACTCCTTGGCAACAGGCGCAGTTAATGACACCTGTACCAGGTATTATCGCCCTCTGGAGGAATCTGcatctgt TAACAAAGCAAGCGCCACATACTCGCTCCTTTCACTGAAACAGAGACAGCAGACTCCGGTCCAGGGGGAGGACCCAACAg AGTTCAGGAACAGGTCTAGTTCACTCTCACGCATGGATGGACACAATCCTGGATCCCGGCTGGCCTGGATGGAGAGAAGACACAG ACCAATCTCTCAGCTGGAAATGGAGTGGGAGCGGGTGTGTGGTGACAACATCAGCTTAGCACGCTCCATCAGCAAGGACAGTTTAGCTTCCAATGTCATCTCTGTGACTCCTCGTCACCATGTCAACGGTCAGCCTACCCCAGACGCAGCATACAGTAATGACAGTGAtgaaaaggaggaggagctcATGGCCATTATAGGACtcggtggggtgggggggttcaGAGAGCCCCAGTCAGAGAGCTTCTTCCATGAGCCATTGCAGCCGGCTGTTTTACGACCTAATAAGGAAAAAATTTCAGTGGTCAGTAAACGAGAAGAAAGTGGCGAGGGGCAAAGACGAAGAGGGGGGCACTCACCTATTGACCACACAATAATAAACCAAAGTTTCATGACCATTGATACTGTGGAACCAGAAGATATAAATTCTATGCCATCTGGTGGTTTCTTCCTACATGGAAACTGTGAGCTTCCGAGACATGGAAAAcatgagtgggtgagtgaagcCTCAGAGTCAGATAttgaggatgaagaagaggaagatgataTAGAAGAAAAGGAACTTGAAAGCACTCTAAAGTGCCCAGGTCACCGACAAGAAGACGAATCAGCAAAGTTGTGCAAGGATGTGCAAGTGTGTGAGCACAGAGACAAAGATGGCACCAGTGGATGTTGTAGCCCATATCCAAGCTCATTTTCACAGGCTAGCAGCACCTCTAGCCATATGACCAGCTTTGCAGAGCGAAGATTGCATCGCAGTGGTGTGCATGACAGTTGCAGCAGTGCAAGCAGCTCACATGCTACCACTCCAGATGGCTCTGAGTGTGGCACCTTGAGTCCTGATGtaaaaggaggcatggcctcagACCTTGTCCACCTGCGACTGCAGCTAGAGGATAAGCGGCGTACCATCGAGGCTCATAAAAAGAAGATGGAGGTGCTGGCGGCACGGCAGAGACTTCAGCTGGGCAAAGCAGCTTTCCTTAATGTGGTTAAGAAGGGACGCAGCGATACGCTGCCACATCCAGGCAAACAGGAATTAGCTGCAATGAAAGAGAAAGGACTGACAAAGGATGATACGTGCATGCAAGTTTTGAAGGCCAAGAGCAAGGAAATTGAGCAAAACCTGGATAAAGAGTCAAGAAAACTTTGGGAGGATTCAGCGTCACCTGCTAGCATAGAGGGGGTTAATTACAAAGCTGAAGGGGTGGATGAGGAGGATGTGTGTGAAGACTTAGATCTGAGCGATTGCAGCCACTCAATTGAGCTTTTGAACGACGCAATCAGTGTAATCCAGCAACAGATGATGCAACTGTCTGTCCAGCAGGAGCTGCTCATGAAACAAACCCTGAAGTCTCCAACTCAGGAGCTGCTCATGAAACAAACCCTGAAGTCTCCACAAGAATATGTGATGAAACCTCAATTTTCTGAGGCTAAGCCTCAACCCACGGCACAGTTCTTAGAGATGTCTTCTGCCACACGACGACCTCCCAAATTAAGCTCGTCACGAAGCATTCGAACCAAACCTTCAGAGCTTAAATTTAGCAAGGAGAATAACACTCGTGCAAGTTCAAAAGTCAGTGCCCGAACACCTACTAGCGATTCCAGGACACCTCAGGACTGCAGGACGCCCCGAGCAGAGAACGACGAAGAGGATGTGGCCAAAGCAACTGGACGCACCACTGTCAGAAGTGTGGCACGAAATACCACATTCCGTCTCCCTGACTCTGGAAACCAAAAGTCTGGAGGTCTAGAGTTGCCCAAACTAGAATCACCAGAAGTGGAAGCGCAAAGTGGCTCAGTGAAAGAAACCATTGAGGATCAGTGTGAGGAGAAGAAAGCCCAGTTGATCGAAGTAGCCCTGTCTGAACTGACTGATGCAACTGACTCTGGCGAACAAAAATCAGGACTGGGATTTTTCTTCAAG gACGATCAGAAGGCGGCGGATGAGCTGGCTAAGAAGCGTGCTGCCTTTTTGCTGAAGCAGCAGAAGAAGGCTGAGGAGGCACGTCTTCGCAAGCAGCAGGGGGAGGCAGAGTCTGAGCTTAAACGAGATGAGGCCAG GCGTAAGGCAGAGGAAGAGCGGATGCGTAAGGAGGAGGAAAAGGCACGCAGGGAACTAATCAAGCAGGAATATCTGCGAAGAAAACAACAGGAATTGATGGAAGAACAGGGTGTGACTAAGCCACGGCCCCAACGCAGGCGGTCCCATCCCAAATCACACCATCGTGGCCAATCTGGCACCACCACCC CTGTACGTTTATGTGCTGCTCCATCTGGCTCCTCTCTTTCTTTAGCGTCTGCTGTTACAGAAGCAGACAGCGTTACCTCCGGCGGGGGctcacagag aGGTGGAGGTGAATCTGTGGAGTCGTTTCCTATGTTAAGCCGCAATGCTAGCAGGAACATGGAGAGAGACTGGGACAACGGTTCAACAGCTTCCTCCATCACATCTACAGCAGAATACAGCG GCCTGAGGTTATATAAGGAGCCCAGCGCTAAGTCCAATAAGCTGATCATCCAGAATGCCATTGCCCACTGCTGCCTGGCTGGCAAGGTCAACGAAGCCCAGAAGAATGCTGTGCTAGAG
- the camsap1a gene encoding calmodulin-regulated spectrin-associated protein 1a isoform X3: MDADGGDGGLEIKIVSPELYDSARAKIDANVRWLFAKAYGEDHVPDDLRDPFYVDQYGVEHIKPPVLELLLSAELYSRVCSFLSLGEQSTTHHTHHSVLQVLARQSIQVLEHDGTPVTHHDLISAPIRMSSHIPLIDALMLACTMEMMSVEQVVSCLKRFSTFSPTKELERPCHLEEAMLFWINKVISRTREICEKEFKLKQQLMDSPCHQKSPSKWYWKLVPVRYRRDHVSSRILPHLPVVEDLMKDLSDGAALLTIIHYYCHEYMRIEDICLKEVLSLSDSVYNIQLLSEFSNEYLNRCLYLRTEDLLYAPPVLKHNVMVYIAELFWWFEVMRPDFVKPKDLQDIKEVRALAQPKSFRPHMTVSNFAKRSFLSSSPSVDSLATGAVNDTCTRYYRPLEESASVNKASATYSLLSLKQRQQTPVQGEDPTEFRNRSSSLSRMDGHNPGSRLAWMERRHRPISQLEMEWERVCGDNISLARSISKDSLASNVISVTPRHHVNGQPTPDAAYSNDSDEKEEELMAIIGLGGVGGFREPQSESFFHEPLQPAVLRPNKEKISVVSKREESGEGQRRRGGHSPIDHTIINQSFMTIDTVEPEDINSMPSGGFFLHGNCELPRHGKHEWVSEASESDIEDEEEEDDIEEKELESTLKCPGHRQEDESAKLCKDVQVCEHRDKDGTSGCCSPYPSSFSQASSTSSHMTSFAERRLHRSGVHDSCSSASSSHATTPDGSECGTLSPDVKGGMASDLVHLRLQLEDKRRTIEAHKKKMEVLAARQRLQLGKAAFLNVVKKGRSDTLPHPGKQELAAMKEKGLTKDDTCMQVLKAKSKEIEQNLDKESRKLWEDSASPASIEGVNYKAEGVDEEDVCEDLDLSDCSHSIELLNDAISVIQQQMMQLSVQQELLMKQTLKSPTQELLMKQTLKSPQEYVMKPQFSEAKPQPTAQFLEMSSATRRPPKLSSSRSIRTKPSELKFSKENNTRASSKVSARTPTSDSRTPQDCRTPRAENDEEDVAKATGRTTVRSVARNTTFRLPDSGNQKSGGLELPKLESPEVEAQSGSVKETIEDQCEEKKAQLIEVALSELTDATDSGEQKSGLGFFFKDDQKAADELAKKRAAFLLKQQKKAEEARLRKQQGEAESELKRDEARRKAEEERMRKEEEKARRELIKQEYLRRKQQELMEEQGVTKPRPQRRRSHPKSHHRGQSGTTTPSAVTEADSVTSGGGSQRGGGESVESFPMLSRNASRNMERDWDNGSTASSITSTAEYSGLRLYKEPSAKSNKLIIQNAIAHCCLAGKVNEAQKNAVLEEIERCEANHLMILFRDGGCQFRSLYAFMPDTEELTKLSGTGPRSITHKMIDTLYKYSSDRKQFTVIPAKTVSASVDAITIHNHLWQLKRQCSSKRK; encoded by the exons ATGGATGCAGATGGAGGGGATGGAGGCCTTGAGATTAAAATTGTTTCACCGGAACTTTACGACTCGGCCCGGGCAAAAATCGACGCCAACGTACGCTGGCTCTTTGCCAAAGCTTATGGTGAAG ATCATGTCCCGGACGATTTGAGAGACCCGTTCTACGTGGACCAGTATGGTGTTGAGCACATTAAGCCTCCCGTGTTGGAGCTGCTGCTCTCAGCTGAGCTCTACTCCCGTGTGTGTTCCTTCCTCTCGCTGGGCGAGCAGTcgaccacacaccacacacaccactcgGTCCTGCAGGTGCTTGCCCGTCAGTCCATCCAAGTCCTGGAGCATGATGGCACGCCAGTTACACACCACGACCTCATCTCTGCCCCCATCAGAATG agcTCCCACATCCCTCTGATTGATGCTCTGATGCTGGCATGCACAATGGAGATGATGAGTGTAGAGCAGGTGGTGTCATGTCTTAAACGCTTCTCTACATTTTCCCCCACCAAAGAGCTTGAGCGGCCATGCCACTTGGAGGAAGCTATGCTCTTCTGGATCAACAAG GTTATTTCAAGAACTCGTGAGATCTGTGAAAAGGAGTTTAAACTGAAACAACAATTAATGGACTCACCATGTCATCAAAAG TCTCCCTCCAAATGGTACTGGAAGCTCGTGCCT GTACGTTACCGTAGAGACCACGTGTCCAGTCGTATTCTCCCTCACCTGCCAGTGGTGGAGGATCTGATGAAAGACTTGAGTGACGGTGCTGCCTTGCTGACCATCATCCATTACTACTGCCATGAATACATGAGAATAGAGG ATATCTGCTTGAAAGAAGTTTTGTCACTCTCtgacagtgtgtataatattcAGCTCCTAAGTGAGTTTTCCAATGAGTATCTGAACCGCTGTTTGTATCTGCGAACTGAAGATTTGCTGTATGCTCCACCAGTGTTAAAg CACAATGTGATGGTTTACATagcagagctgttttggtggttCGAGGTGATGAGACCAGACTTTGTGAAACCCAAAGATCTACAAGACATCAAAGAAG TGAGAGCCTTGGCACAGCCAAAAAGCTTCCGCCCCCACATGACTGTTTCAAACTTTGCAAAGCGTAGCTTCTTAAGCTCCTCCCCCTCAGTGGACTCCTTGGCAACAGGCGCAGTTAATGACACCTGTACCAGGTATTATCGCCCTCTGGAGGAATCTGcatctgt TAACAAAGCAAGCGCCACATACTCGCTCCTTTCACTGAAACAGAGACAGCAGACTCCGGTCCAGGGGGAGGACCCAACAg AGTTCAGGAACAGGTCTAGTTCACTCTCACGCATGGATGGACACAATCCTGGATCCCGGCTGGCCTGGATGGAGAGAAGACACAG ACCAATCTCTCAGCTGGAAATGGAGTGGGAGCGGGTGTGTGGTGACAACATCAGCTTAGCACGCTCCATCAGCAAGGACAGTTTAGCTTCCAATGTCATCTCTGTGACTCCTCGTCACCATGTCAACGGTCAGCCTACCCCAGACGCAGCATACAGTAATGACAGTGAtgaaaaggaggaggagctcATGGCCATTATAGGACtcggtggggtgggggggttcaGAGAGCCCCAGTCAGAGAGCTTCTTCCATGAGCCATTGCAGCCGGCTGTTTTACGACCTAATAAGGAAAAAATTTCAGTGGTCAGTAAACGAGAAGAAAGTGGCGAGGGGCAAAGACGAAGAGGGGGGCACTCACCTATTGACCACACAATAATAAACCAAAGTTTCATGACCATTGATACTGTGGAACCAGAAGATATAAATTCTATGCCATCTGGTGGTTTCTTCCTACATGGAAACTGTGAGCTTCCGAGACATGGAAAAcatgagtgggtgagtgaagcCTCAGAGTCAGATAttgaggatgaagaagaggaagatgataTAGAAGAAAAGGAACTTGAAAGCACTCTAAAGTGCCCAGGTCACCGACAAGAAGACGAATCAGCAAAGTTGTGCAAGGATGTGCAAGTGTGTGAGCACAGAGACAAAGATGGCACCAGTGGATGTTGTAGCCCATATCCAAGCTCATTTTCACAGGCTAGCAGCACCTCTAGCCATATGACCAGCTTTGCAGAGCGAAGATTGCATCGCAGTGGTGTGCATGACAGTTGCAGCAGTGCAAGCAGCTCACATGCTACCACTCCAGATGGCTCTGAGTGTGGCACCTTGAGTCCTGATGtaaaaggaggcatggcctcagACCTTGTCCACCTGCGACTGCAGCTAGAGGATAAGCGGCGTACCATCGAGGCTCATAAAAAGAAGATGGAGGTGCTGGCGGCACGGCAGAGACTTCAGCTGGGCAAAGCAGCTTTCCTTAATGTGGTTAAGAAGGGACGCAGCGATACGCTGCCACATCCAGGCAAACAGGAATTAGCTGCAATGAAAGAGAAAGGACTGACAAAGGATGATACGTGCATGCAAGTTTTGAAGGCCAAGAGCAAGGAAATTGAGCAAAACCTGGATAAAGAGTCAAGAAAACTTTGGGAGGATTCAGCGTCACCTGCTAGCATAGAGGGGGTTAATTACAAAGCTGAAGGGGTGGATGAGGAGGATGTGTGTGAAGACTTAGATCTGAGCGATTGCAGCCACTCAATTGAGCTTTTGAACGACGCAATCAGTGTAATCCAGCAACAGATGATGCAACTGTCTGTCCAGCAGGAGCTGCTCATGAAACAAACCCTGAAGTCTCCAACTCAGGAGCTGCTCATGAAACAAACCCTGAAGTCTCCACAAGAATATGTGATGAAACCTCAATTTTCTGAGGCTAAGCCTCAACCCACGGCACAGTTCTTAGAGATGTCTTCTGCCACACGACGACCTCCCAAATTAAGCTCGTCACGAAGCATTCGAACCAAACCTTCAGAGCTTAAATTTAGCAAGGAGAATAACACTCGTGCAAGTTCAAAAGTCAGTGCCCGAACACCTACTAGCGATTCCAGGACACCTCAGGACTGCAGGACGCCCCGAGCAGAGAACGACGAAGAGGATGTGGCCAAAGCAACTGGACGCACCACTGTCAGAAGTGTGGCACGAAATACCACATTCCGTCTCCCTGACTCTGGAAACCAAAAGTCTGGAGGTCTAGAGTTGCCCAAACTAGAATCACCAGAAGTGGAAGCGCAAAGTGGCTCAGTGAAAGAAACCATTGAGGATCAGTGTGAGGAGAAGAAAGCCCAGTTGATCGAAGTAGCCCTGTCTGAACTGACTGATGCAACTGACTCTGGCGAACAAAAATCAGGACTGGGATTTTTCTTCAAG gACGATCAGAAGGCGGCGGATGAGCTGGCTAAGAAGCGTGCTGCCTTTTTGCTGAAGCAGCAGAAGAAGGCTGAGGAGGCACGTCTTCGCAAGCAGCAGGGGGAGGCAGAGTCTGAGCTTAAACGAGATGAGGCCAG GCGTAAGGCAGAGGAAGAGCGGATGCGTAAGGAGGAGGAAAAGGCACGCAGGGAACTAATCAAGCAGGAATATCTGCGAAGAAAACAACAGGAATTGATGGAAGAACAGGGTGTGACTAAGCCACGGCCCCAACGCAGGCGGTCCCATCCCAAATCACACCATCGTGGCCAATCTGGCACCACCACCC CGTCTGCTGTTACAGAAGCAGACAGCGTTACCTCCGGCGGGGGctcacagag aGGTGGAGGTGAATCTGTGGAGTCGTTTCCTATGTTAAGCCGCAATGCTAGCAGGAACATGGAGAGAGACTGGGACAACGGTTCAACAGCTTCCTCCATCACATCTACAGCAGAATACAGCG GCCTGAGGTTATATAAGGAGCCCAGCGCTAAGTCCAATAAGCTGATCATCCAGAATGCCATTGCCCACTGCTGCCTGGCTGGCAAGGTCAACGAAGCCCAGAAGAATGCTGTGCTAGAG